A window of Diabrotica virgifera virgifera chromosome 9, PGI_DIABVI_V3a contains these coding sequences:
- the LOC114326104 gene encoding sideroflexin-3 isoform X2 produces the protein MASVPKGINIDEPRYDQKTYVGRAKHFFITTNPLNIFASSKSLDEAKSIVDRYRRNERIEGLTEDKLWRAKNLYDSAFHPDTGEKMFVLGRMSAQVPSNMLITGGMITFYRSIPAVVFWQWLNQSFNALVNYSNRSGDIVQTDQQILTSYLCATTGAVGTALGLNSLTKSMPSIIGRMVPFVAVAAANCINIPMMRAQELRQGTPVYDENNNKLGYSKRAAQSGIAQVVFSRVCMALPGMVCTPIIMNSLERKGFLRKYPKMNLPVSIGILGFCLTFATPLACAVFKQKATIQFKKLEPELQEQIKAKLKVPPICVFYNKGL, from the exons ATGGCTTCAGTTCCAAAAGGGATAAACATCGATGAACCAAGATATGATCAGAAGACCTACGTAGGAAGAGCTAAACATTTTTTCATTACGACcaatccattaaacatatttgcCTCGTCGAAAAGCCTAGATGAAGCTAAATCAATAGTGGACAGATATAG ACGAAACGAACGTATCGAAGGCCTAACCGAAGACAAACTATGGAGAGCCAAAAATTTATACGATTCGGCGTTTCATCCCGACACCGGCGAAAAGATGTTCGTCCTAGGAAGAATGTCGGCTCAAGTTCCTTCCAATATGCTTATCACAGGAGGAATGATAACATTCTACAGGAGTATACCAGCGGTTGTGTTCTGGCAGTGGCTGAATCAGTCATTTAACGCTCTAGTCAATTATAGCAACAGAAGTGGAGATATAGTACAAACAGATCA GCAAATATTAACTTCTTATTTATGTGCTACCACGGGAGCTGTAGGTACAGCGTTAGGATTAAATAGTTTAACGAAG TCCATGCCCAGTATAATTGGCCGAATGGTACCATTTGTCGCTGTAGCAGCTGCCAACTGTATAAACATTCCAATGATGAGGGCACA AGAATTGCGGCAAGGAACCCCAGTATACGATGAAAATAACAACAAATTAGGATACTCAAAAAGGGCAGCTCAAAGTGGAATTGCCCAGGTTGTTTTCAGTAGAGTATGTATGGCACTACCTGGCATGG tctGCACTCCCATTATAATGAACTCGTTGGAAAGAAAAGGATTCCTACGAAAATATCCAAAGATGAACTTACCCGTCTCGATTGGTATTCTAGGATTCTGCCTAACTTTCGCTACACCCCTAGCCTGCGCAGTGTTCAAACAAAAAGCTACCATACAATTCAAAAAATTGGAGCCTGAGCTACAG GAACAAATTAAAGCCAAACTTAAGGTTCCTCCAATATGCGTTTTCTACAATAAGGGCCTATAA
- the LOC114326104 gene encoding sideroflexin-3 isoform X1 — translation MVWLNGLSITMASVPKGINIDEPRYDQKTYVGRAKHFFITTNPLNIFASSKSLDEAKSIVDRYRRNERIEGLTEDKLWRAKNLYDSAFHPDTGEKMFVLGRMSAQVPSNMLITGGMITFYRSIPAVVFWQWLNQSFNALVNYSNRSGDIVQTDQQILTSYLCATTGAVGTALGLNSLTKSMPSIIGRMVPFVAVAAANCINIPMMRAQELRQGTPVYDENNNKLGYSKRAAQSGIAQVVFSRVCMALPGMVCTPIIMNSLERKGFLRKYPKMNLPVSIGILGFCLTFATPLACAVFKQKATIQFKKLEPELQEQIKAKLKVPPICVFYNKGL, via the exons GTTTAAGTATAACGATGGCTTCAGTTCCAAAAGGGATAAACATCGATGAACCAAGATATGATCAGAAGACCTACGTAGGAAGAGCTAAACATTTTTTCATTACGACcaatccattaaacatatttgcCTCGTCGAAAAGCCTAGATGAAGCTAAATCAATAGTGGACAGATATAG ACGAAACGAACGTATCGAAGGCCTAACCGAAGACAAACTATGGAGAGCCAAAAATTTATACGATTCGGCGTTTCATCCCGACACCGGCGAAAAGATGTTCGTCCTAGGAAGAATGTCGGCTCAAGTTCCTTCCAATATGCTTATCACAGGAGGAATGATAACATTCTACAGGAGTATACCAGCGGTTGTGTTCTGGCAGTGGCTGAATCAGTCATTTAACGCTCTAGTCAATTATAGCAACAGAAGTGGAGATATAGTACAAACAGATCA GCAAATATTAACTTCTTATTTATGTGCTACCACGGGAGCTGTAGGTACAGCGTTAGGATTAAATAGTTTAACGAAG TCCATGCCCAGTATAATTGGCCGAATGGTACCATTTGTCGCTGTAGCAGCTGCCAACTGTATAAACATTCCAATGATGAGGGCACA AGAATTGCGGCAAGGAACCCCAGTATACGATGAAAATAACAACAAATTAGGATACTCAAAAAGGGCAGCTCAAAGTGGAATTGCCCAGGTTGTTTTCAGTAGAGTATGTATGGCACTACCTGGCATGG tctGCACTCCCATTATAATGAACTCGTTGGAAAGAAAAGGATTCCTACGAAAATATCCAAAGATGAACTTACCCGTCTCGATTGGTATTCTAGGATTCTGCCTAACTTTCGCTACACCCCTAGCCTGCGCAGTGTTCAAACAAAAAGCTACCATACAATTCAAAAAATTGGAGCCTGAGCTACAG GAACAAATTAAAGCCAAACTTAAGGTTCCTCCAATATGCGTTTTCTACAATAAGGGCCTATAA